One window from the genome of Periophthalmus magnuspinnatus isolate fPerMag1 chromosome 18, fPerMag1.2.pri, whole genome shotgun sequence encodes:
- the LOC129457130 gene encoding scavenger receptor cysteine-rich type 1 protein M130-like, translating to MDSGSWKLELLCAETWTVALLFIENKETSAVRHCVVRSDSSSWGVEVKCSDSVRLVSGPSLCSGSVQIWDQSWTWVCEGALDQQGAEVLCRELGCGAPSLLQGALSPLRQTFHCEGHESALMDCPRSGSETCSSGAAVNLTCSEPLRLVGGASRCAGTVEVRHREWRRVEPYKPSGPWVLEVTVAVCFFLVAPGNCQV from the exons ATGGACTCTGGGTCCTGGAAGCtggagctgctgtgtgcagagacctggactgtggctctgctgtttatagAGAACAAAGAG ACGTCTGCAGTGAGACACTGTGTCGTCCGTTCGGACTCCTCCTCCTGGGGTGtggaggtgaagtgttcag actcggtgcgtctggtctcggggcccagtctgtgctcaggatcagtgcagatctgggaccagtcctggacctgggtctgtgaaggggccttggaccagcagggggcagaggtgctgtgcagggagctgggctgtggggctccttctctcctccagggggcgctctctcctctgaggcagacgttccactgtgagggccatgagtctgctctgatggactgtccccgctccggctcagagacctgctcctctggagccgctgtcaacctcacctgctcag agccgctcaggctggtgggaggggccagtcgctgtgctgggactgtggaggtgagacacagagagtGGAGACGGGTGGAGCCGTATAAACCCTCTGGACCCTGGGTCCTGGAGGTCACagttgctgt atgtttttttctagtTGCTCCAGGGAACTGTcaggtgtaa